The Miscanthus floridulus cultivar M001 chromosome 7, ASM1932011v1, whole genome shotgun sequence genome includes a region encoding these proteins:
- the LOC136463051 gene encoding uncharacterized protein — translation MDPPRPAGGRSGGVGAGGSPVRWDDGDDDCGGRVEGLAGLHIFDEEEADEPPAKNSMANSLDTNCIPIANRCNTETTETSVETEPVNSINPLHEHTGIWVPVSVPPMTTQVHEEWHRGFGCNGGYFPEEEFSWELDEENYDMTMWDVFADMVVAAKDKVVSAATYDFGRRGMSVVSNFFLQEAWKDMAQTLADANAGIANELLETEPTKWLPDSAATSCMLCGVRFHPIMCSRHHCRFCGGVFCNGCSKGRSLMPPKFRTAEPQRVCDVCGVRLESIQSQLMNQISRASQLPTRDVTDLSTLRSWLNFPWAHTMEYEIYKAANSLRSYCKVGGLKPEKAIPDTILRQAKGLAIVTVVKVGMMVTYKLGTGLVVARRVDGSWSPPSAISTCGIGYGAQAGGEIADFIIVLRNTDAIRTFSGKAHLSVGAGVSASAGHVGRAAEADFRAGDGGYAACYTYSCSKGAFVGCAFNGSIVSTRDTENARFYGGPVKASDILLGSMARSPAASLLYKALSELFDKIGK, via the exons ATGGACCCGCCGCGGCCCGCGGGCGGCCGCTCCGGCGGGGTCGGCGCTGGTGGCTCGCCGGTGAGGtgggacgacggcgacgacgactgCGGCGGCCGCGTCGAAGGCTTGGCG GGGCTCCACATATTTGACGAAGAAGAGGCAGACGAGCCACCAGCCAAAAACAGCATGGCCAACAGCCTTGATACTAATTGCATTCCCATTGCTAACAGATGCAACACTGAAACGACTGAAACTTCTGTAGAGACGGAACCTGTAAACAGCATTAACCCGCTTCATGAGCATACTGGCATCTGGGTCCCTGTGTCTGTCCCGCCAATGACAACGCAGGTCCACGAGGAGTGGCACAGGGGGTTTGGTTGCAATGGCGGGTACTTCCCGGAAGAAGAGTTCAGCTGGGAGCTGGATGAAGAGAACTATGATATGACAATGTGGGATGTGTTTGCTGATATGGTTGTCGCGGCAAAAGATAAGGTGGTATCTGCCGCAACATATGACTTTGGGAGACGTGGGATGTCGGTGGTGTCCAACTTCTTTCTCCAAGAGGCTTGGAAGGATATGGCACAAACACTTGCGGATGCAAATGCTGGTATTGCGAACGAGCTTCTTGAGACCGAGCCAACTAAGTGGTTGCCTGACAGTGCTGCTACCTCTTGCATGCTCTGTGGCGTGCGGTTTCATCCAATAATGTGCTCTCGCCATCATTGTCGTTTCTGTGGAGGAGTATTCTGTAATGGTTGTTCAAAGGGTAGAAGCTTGATGCCTCCAAAATTTAGGACTGCAGAACCTCAGAGGGTTTGTGATGTCTGCGGAGTACGTCTAGAGAGTATCCAATCTCAATTGATGAATCAGATCAGTCGGGCCTCACAACTTCCAACTCGGGATGTCACAGACCTGAGTACCCTGAGGTCATGGCTGAATTTCCCTTGGGCACACACAATGGAATATGAGATATACAAGGCTGCAAATTCTTTACGTAGTTACTGTAAG GTGGGAGGACTGAAACCAGAGAAGGCTATCCCTGATACTATTCTTAGACAAGCAAAAGGTCTTGCTATAGTTACTGTGGTAAAGGTTGGGATGATGGTTACATACAAACTTGGCACTGGGCTGGTTGTTGCTCGAAGAGTGGATGGCTCCTGGTCACCACCTTCAGCAATCTCCACCTGTGGTATTGGATATGGGGCTCAG GCTGGAGGTGAGATAGCTGACTTTATTATTGTTCTGAGGAACACGGATGCTATCAGAACATTCAGTGGGAAGGCACATCTGTCTGTTGGTGCTGGAGTTAGCGCATCTGCTGGCCATGTTGGACGTGCAGCTGAGGCTGACTTCCGTGCTGGCGATGGTGGTTATGCTGCATGTTATACATACAGTTGTAGCAAAG GTGCCTTTGTGGGCTGTGCGTTCAATGGCAGCATAGTATCAACTCGAGATACTGAGAACGCACGATTTTACGGAGGTCCTGTCAAGGCATCTGATATCCTTCTAGGATCAATGGCGAGGTCGCCTGCAGCCTCTCTTCTGTACAAAGCTCTGTCAGAATTGTTTGACAAGATTGGAAAATAA